One genomic region from Nilaparvata lugens isolate BPH chromosome 3, ASM1435652v1, whole genome shotgun sequence encodes:
- the LOC120350456 gene encoding uncharacterized protein LOC120350456, with amino-acid sequence MSSEWFVVRVGHALRRTSATLLINAGGTMTQLKRHGGWKSSTVAEGYIEESMGDKIATAHAILNQNSNRNINLDHTANRPMPVLSSNEELPSPTVVARQPQSSSAAMSSAPNTIF; translated from the exons ATGTCGTCCGAGTGGTTTGTCGTCCGAGTGG GGCATGCACTCAGGAGAACTTCAGCTACTCTTCTTATAAATGCTGGAGGGACCATGACTCAGCTGAAAAGACATGGTGGGTGGAAGAGCAGCACAGTAGCCGAAGGCTACATTGAGGAATCGATGGGTGATAAAATAGCAACAGCACATGCTATTTTAAACCAGAATAGTAACCGGAATATTAATTTGGATCATACTGCAAATAGACCTATGCCAGTATTATCCAGCAACGAAGAACTTCCTTCGCCAACAGTGGTGGCAAGGCAGCCACAATCCAGTTCAGCCGCAATGTCATCAGCACCaaacacaattttttaa
- the LOC120350457 gene encoding tubulin alpha chain-like yields MIDGVMPSNKKVGGGENSFNNFFRETGAGKHVPCAVFVDLEPTVVDEVQTGTYRQS; encoded by the coding sequence ATGATCGACGGAGTGATGCCGTCGAACAAGAAGGTGGGAGGGGGCGAAAACAGCTTCAACAACTTCTTCAGAGAGACCGGCGCCGGAAAGCATGTGCCGTGTGCCGTCTTCGTCGATCTCGAGCCTACTGTTGTCGATGAGGTTCAAACCGGCACCTACCGCCAGTCTTGA